A genomic region of Podarcis raffonei isolate rPodRaf1 chromosome 13, rPodRaf1.pri, whole genome shotgun sequence contains the following coding sequences:
- the CSGALNACT1 gene encoding chondroitin sulfate N-acetylgalactosaminyltransferase 1: protein MVRRGIVAWLPRVAVLLVVLCCAVSVLYMLACTPRGDNQQLAFPRANNPTGKEEYQAILQEREEHHWDYISSLKRQIAELKDELQERSQQLKNMQGHSTDSLGVGMDRRDPEKPQKALLQFLHSQVDKAEVHTGMKLPNEYAAVPFESFTLHRVYQLEMGLTRHPEEKPVRKDKRDELAEAVELGLETLNSPERNSNTNRRAYSPSDFIEGLRRIERDKGTLYELIFKGGKAYEFERIVLFRPFGPIMKVKNENLNMADTLINVIVPLAKRASKFRQFMQNFREMGIQQDRRIHLTIVYFGKEQMSEVKGILENTSRSANFKNYTFIQLNEEFSRGKGLDVGARFWKGSNVVLFFCDVDIYFTAEFLNTCRLNTQPGKKVFYPVLFSQYNPGLIYGHHDSIPPVEQQLVIKKETGFWRDFGFGMTCQYRSDYINIGGFDLDIKGWGGEDVHLYRKYLHSNLIVVRTPVRGLFHLWHEKHCLDELTPEQYKMCIQSKAMNEASHGQLGMLFFRREIEAHRRKQKASNKKS from the exons ATGGTTCGTCGAGGGATCGTGGCATGGCTCCCTCGGGTGGCCGTTCTGCTGGTGGTCCTCTGTTGTGCGGTGTCCGTGCTCTACATGCTGGCCTGCACCCCGCGAGGTGACAACCAGCAGCTTGCCTTCCCCAGAGCCAACAACCCTACGGGGAAAGAGGAGTACCAGGCGATCTTGCAGGAAAGGGAAGAACACCACTGGGACTACATCAGCAGCCTGAAGAGGCAGATTGCAGAGCTGAAGGATGAGCTCCAGGAAAGGAGCCAGCAGCTGAAGAACATGCAAGGCCACAGCACGGACTCTTTGGGAGTGGGGATGGACCGGCGGGACCCTGAGAAGccccagaaggccctcttgcAGTTCCTGCATTCCCAGGTGGACAAAGCAGAGGTGCACACGGGAATGAAGCTGCCCAATGAGTATGCCGCGGTGCCCTTTGAGAGCTTCACCCTTCACAGAGTGTACCAGCTAGAGATGGGTTTGACCCGTCACCCAGAGGAGAAGCCGGTGCGGAAGGACAAGCGAGATGAGTTGGCGGAGGCTGTTGAGCTGGGCTTGGAGACTTTGAACAGCCCAGAGAGGAACAGCAACACAAACCGCCGGGCGTATTCCCCCTCTGACTTCATAGAAG GCCTTCGTCGGATAGAAAGAGATAAAGGCACCCTGTACGAGTTGATATTCAAGGGAGGCAAAGCATATGAATTCGAGCGAATTGTCCTATTCAGACCGTTCGGCCCCATCATGAAAGTTAAGAATGAAAACCTCAATATGGCCGACACCCTTATCAATGTCATAGTCCCGCTGGCTAAAAGAGCCAGCAAGTTCCGGCAATTCATGCAGAATTTCAG GGAGATGGGTATACAGCAGGACAGGAGAATTCACCTCACTATCGTTTACTTTGGGAAAGAACAAATGAGCGAGGTCAAAGGAATCCTTGAAAACACATCCAG ATCAGCCAACTTCAAGAATTATACCTTCATCCAGCTGAACGAAGAGTTCTCAAGAGGGAAAGGCCTGGACGTGGGTGCACGGTTTTGGAAAGGAAGCAATGTTGTCCTCTTCTTCTGTGACGTAGATATATACTTCACAGCAGAATTCCTCAACACGTGTAGACTGAACACACAACCAG GGAAGAAGGTGTTCTACCCAGTTCTTTTCAGCCAGTATAACCCAGGCCTAATTTATGGACACCACGATTCCATTCCACCTGTAGAACAGCAGTTG GTTATCAAAAAGGAGACAGGGTTTTGGAGagactttggttttggaatgactTGCCAATACCGCTCTGATTATATCAACATTG GAGGATTTGATCTCGACATAAAAGGCTGGGGAGGAGAAGATGTACATCTGTACCGCAAATACCTTCACAGCAACCTCATTGTGGTCAGGACGCCTGTCCGGGGCCTCTTCCATCTCTGGCATGAAAAGCACTGCTTGGATGAGTTGACCCCAGAGCAGTACAAAATGTGCATTCAGTCCAAGGCCATGAATGAAGCCTCTCACGGCCAGCTGGGGATGCTGTTTTTCAGGAGGGAGATCGAGGCTCATCGGCGCAAGCAGAAAGCAAGCAATAAGAAGTCTTGA